The proteins below come from a single Argentina anserina chromosome 1, drPotAnse1.1, whole genome shotgun sequence genomic window:
- the LOC126805049 gene encoding uncharacterized protein LOC126805049 isoform X1, whose translation MASSHGARLVVPMDVKKKPWEQKLPLHNRWHPDIPPVAEATVGEVFRVEMVDFSGGGITKEYTAEDIKNADPSIVHYLSGPIRISDKDGIPAQPGDLLVVEICNLGPLPGDEWGFTATFDRENGGGFLTDHFPCATKAIWYFEGIYAYSPQIPGVRFPGLTHPGIVGTSPSMDLLNIWNKRERELEETGVESLKLCEVVHQRPLASLPSTKGCVLGGIKEGNPEWEKIAVEAARTIPGRENGGNCDIKNLSRGSKVYLPVFIEGANLSTGDMHFSQGDGEISFCGAIEMSGFLELKCDIIRDGMKEYLTPMGPTPLHVNPIFEIGPVEPRFSEWLVFEGISVDESGKQHYLDATVAYKRAVLNAIDYLSKFGYSKEQSYLLLSCCPCEGRISGIVDAPNAVATLAIPTAIFDQDIRPKTNKVPVGPRIVRTPDVLKCTYDGNLPTTRNPSSAP comes from the exons ACTTCACAACCGGTGGCATCCGGATATACCGCCAGTGGCAGAAGCTACTGTGGGAGAGGTTTTTCGAGTTGAGATGGTTGATTTCAGCGGGGGAGGTATCACAAAAGAATACACTGCAGAGGACATCAAGAACGCGGATCCTTCAATT GTTCATTATCTCAGCGGACCAATAAGGATTTCGGACAAGGATGGAATACCAGCACAGCCAGGTGATCTTCTGGTAGTTGAGATATGCAACTTAGGTCCTCTTCCAGGAGATGAGTGGGGTTTCACAGCAACATTTGACAGAGAAAATGGAGGGGGTTTTCTGACTGACCATTTTCCTTGTGCAACCAAAGCTATTTGGTATTTTGAAGGAATATATGCCTACTCTCCTCAAATACCAG GAGTGAGGTTCCCGGGTTTAACACACCCTGGAATAGTTGGAACATCACCATCAATGGACCTGTTAAACATATGGAataagagggagagagaactTGAGGAAACTGGAGTTGAGTCTCTGAAACTATGTGAGGTTGTGCACCAACGACCACTGGCTAGCCTACCATCAACCAAAGGTTGCGTCCTTGGAGGG ATCAAAGAAGGCAATCCTGAATGGGAAAAGATAGCCGTGGAGGCTGCAAGAACAATTCCAGGAAGAGAAAATGGAGGCAATTGTGACATCAAGAATCTTAGTAGAGGTTCAAAGGTATACCTTCCGGTATTCATTGAAGGAGCAAATCTCAGCACTGGTGACATGCATTTTTCCCAGGGAGATGGTGAAATCTCATTCTGTGGTGCGATTGAGATGAGTGGTTTCCTAGAGCTCAA GTGTGATATTATAAGGGATGGAATGAAAGAATACCTTACACCAATGGGGCCAACTCCTCTTCATGTGAATCCAATCTTTGAGATAGGCCCTGTCGAGCCAAGATTTTCAGAATGGTTGGTATTTGAAGGCATCAGTGTTGATGAGAGTGGGAAGCAGCATTACCTAGATGCAACAGTTGCTTACAAGCGTGCAGTACTCAATGCCATTGACTACCTCTCTAAATTTGGATACTCCAAAGAACAG AGCTACCTTCTGCTGTCTTGCTGTCCATGTGAGGGAAGAATTTCGGGAATAGTTGATGCTCCCAATGCTGTTGCAACCCTAGCAATCCCAACAGCTATCTTTGACCAG GATATTCGACCAAAAACAAACAAGGTACCAGTTGGACCCCGGATAGTGAGGACACCAGATGTCCTGAAATGTACTTATGATGGAAATTTGCCGACGACTAGGAACCCTAGCTCAGCACCATAA
- the LOC126805049 gene encoding uncharacterized protein LOC126805049 isoform X2, producing MAPRTPRLVVPIDLSRKPWEQKLPLHNRWHPNIPPVAEVKTGELFRVEMVDWTGGSINDDDSALDIKTVDLSTVHYLSGPIRISDKDGIPAQPGDLLVVEICNLGPLPGDEWGFTATFDRENGGGFLTDHFPCATKAIWYFEGIYAYSPQIPGVRFPGLTHPGIVGTSPSMDLLNIWNKRERELEETGVESLKLCEVVHQRPLASLPSTKGCVLGGIKEGNPEWEKIAVEAARTIPGRENGGNCDIKNLSRGSKVYLPVFIEGANLSTGDMHFSQGDGEISFCGAIEMSGFLELKCDIIRDGMKEYLTPMGPTPLHVNPIFEIGPVEPRFSEWLVFEGISVDESGKQHYLDATVAYKRAVLNAIDYLSKFGYSKEQSYLLLSCCPCEGRISGIVDAPNAVATLAIPTAIFDQDIRPKTNKVPVGPRIVRTPDVLKCTYDGNLPTTRNPSSAP from the exons ATGGCTCCTCGGACTCCAAGATTAGTAGTTCCGATTGACTTGAGCCGCAAACCATGGGAGCAGAAGCTACCCCTTCACAACCGTTGGCACCCAAACATACCGCCGGTGGCTGAGGTCAAAACTGGTGAGTTGTTTAGAGTAGAGATGGTAGACTGGACTGGAGGTTCTATCAATGATGACGACTCTGCACTAGACATAAAAACCGTAGACCTCTCCACT GTTCATTATCTCAGCGGACCAATAAGGATTTCGGACAAGGATGGAATACCAGCACAGCCAGGTGATCTTCTGGTAGTTGAGATATGCAACTTAGGTCCTCTTCCAGGAGATGAGTGGGGTTTCACAGCAACATTTGACAGAGAAAATGGAGGGGGTTTTCTGACTGACCATTTTCCTTGTGCAACCAAAGCTATTTGGTATTTTGAAGGAATATATGCCTACTCTCCTCAAATACCAG GAGTGAGGTTCCCGGGTTTAACACACCCTGGAATAGTTGGAACATCACCATCAATGGACCTGTTAAACATATGGAataagagggagagagaactTGAGGAAACTGGAGTTGAGTCTCTGAAACTATGTGAGGTTGTGCACCAACGACCACTGGCTAGCCTACCATCAACCAAAGGTTGCGTCCTTGGAGGG ATCAAAGAAGGCAATCCTGAATGGGAAAAGATAGCCGTGGAGGCTGCAAGAACAATTCCAGGAAGAGAAAATGGAGGCAATTGTGACATCAAGAATCTTAGTAGAGGTTCAAAGGTATACCTTCCGGTATTCATTGAAGGAGCAAATCTCAGCACTGGTGACATGCATTTTTCCCAGGGAGATGGTGAAATCTCATTCTGTGGTGCGATTGAGATGAGTGGTTTCCTAGAGCTCAA GTGTGATATTATAAGGGATGGAATGAAAGAATACCTTACACCAATGGGGCCAACTCCTCTTCATGTGAATCCAATCTTTGAGATAGGCCCTGTCGAGCCAAGATTTTCAGAATGGTTGGTATTTGAAGGCATCAGTGTTGATGAGAGTGGGAAGCAGCATTACCTAGATGCAACAGTTGCTTACAAGCGTGCAGTACTCAATGCCATTGACTACCTCTCTAAATTTGGATACTCCAAAGAACAG AGCTACCTTCTGCTGTCTTGCTGTCCATGTGAGGGAAGAATTTCGGGAATAGTTGATGCTCCCAATGCTGTTGCAACCCTAGCAATCCCAACAGCTATCTTTGACCAG GATATTCGACCAAAAACAAACAAGGTACCAGTTGGACCCCGGATAGTGAGGACACCAGATGTCCTGAAATGTACTTATGATGGAAATTTGCCGACGACTAGGAACCCTAGCTCAGCACCATAA
- the LOC126805058 gene encoding uncharacterized protein LOC126805058: MDDVRSTSAWVASNSSHVVVDSSGIEKVAETIDEIPKVSWDFEGIHYFDNGPLTVQYLFVLDALNFCFWPDKDLNYDNLAAGLKEALLNDKSAFGAARLQKYTGPELRELLKWPRPLPLEDERVRLLHEVGHELERSFDGKASNLVESCGKSAVKLVAMVTRHFPGFQDHSVYKGHQIFLYKRAQILAADLWGAYGGKGYGEFYDIGSITIMADYIVPAVLRQLGVLKYSETLASMIEKRSEIEPGSEEEVELRACSIHAVEKMKDLISMKLGRKVLSIELDLWLWSFGIQCPALQHHRTLSIYY, from the exons ATGGATGATGTCAGGAGCACCTCTGCTTGGGTCGCCAGCAACTCTTCTCACGTCGTCGTCGACTCttcag GGATTGAGAAAGTGGCGGAGACAATAGACGAAATTCCGAAGGTGAGCTGGGATTTTGAAGGGATTCACTACTTCGACAATGGCCCGCTCACTGTTCAGTACCTCTTTGTGTTGGATGCTTTGAACTTCTGCTTTTGGCCTG ATAAGGACTTGAATTACGACAATTTGGCAGCAGGACTAAAGGAAGCTCTCCTAAATGACAAATCTGCGTTTGGTGCTGCTCGTCTGCAGAAGTACACTG GTCCTGAACTGAGGGAGCTGTTGAAATGGCCTAGGCCTCTACCTTTGGAGGATGAGAGAGTTCGCTTGTTACATGAG GTTGGGCACGAGCTGGAGAGAAGCTTCGATGGAAAAGCATCCAATCTTGTAGAGTCCTGTGGAAAATCAGCTGTTAAGCTTGTAGCTATGGTTACACGTCACTTTCCTG GCTTTCAAGACCACTCGGTTTACAAAGGCCACCAAATATTCTTGTATAAAAGAGCTCAGATACTTGCTGCGGATTTATGGGGCGCATATGGTGGCAAAGGGTATGGAGAGTTTTATGATATTGGGTCAATCACTATTATGGCCGACTATATAGTTCCAGCTGTGCTTCGGCAGCTTGGTGTGCTCAAATATAGTGAAACCCTTGCCAGCAtgattgagaagagaagtgAGATAGAACCAGGCAGTGAGGAGGAAGTTGAACTACGAGCTTGCTCCATACATGCTGTGGAGAAAATGAAGGACTTGATCAGCATGAAATTGGGGAGAAAG GTTCTGAGTATTGAGTTAGACCTTTGGCTGTGGTCGTTTGGCATCCAGTGTCCTGCCCTGCAACACCACCGAACGCTCTCTATTTATTATTGA